The following are from one region of the Moritella sp. 24 genome:
- a CDS encoding HD domain-containing phosphohydrolase: MLNYSKINQMFNEDEDTSIYLDMLYRMAINSYEGLSRISVILIKDDQASNYFVRDKLSADNNGELFTKKVNQDGGIPRMIKSKSERVVNDLSTLKLNPRTLFLLNNGHRSSFSYPLIFKGDAIAMVFFNASECNFFADVSVQQDMLFLSTVIHSLMVRQFEKKQFISISLGIALNMGHAKDPETKGHLTRMERYSSKLAYLLSEEKGITHEFIRRIESYAAFHDIGKYKIPDEVLFSHSIFTVKEREIMNQHCRHGVDIINDVLSHFPANVRHIEEYRFLKNIILYHHEQFSGHGYPEGLKGDEIPLEARIVMVADVFDALLSKRLYKGAWHIDDVVNYMKKNAGTMFDPDCIHALVSNLSEFIEIYEAHAD; this comes from the coding sequence ATGCTTAACTATAGTAAAATAAATCAAATGTTTAATGAGGATGAAGATACAAGCATCTATCTTGATATGCTCTATCGAATGGCTATTAATAGCTATGAAGGACTGTCTCGCATTTCTGTGATTCTGATTAAAGATGACCAAGCGTCTAATTATTTTGTACGGGATAAACTCTCGGCTGATAACAACGGTGAACTTTTTACCAAAAAAGTGAATCAGGATGGCGGTATTCCGAGAATGATCAAGTCAAAATCAGAGCGTGTTGTGAATGATTTATCGACATTGAAATTGAATCCGAGAACACTTTTTTTATTAAATAATGGTCATCGCAGTAGCTTTTCTTATCCTTTGATTTTTAAGGGTGATGCTATAGCGATGGTCTTTTTTAATGCATCAGAATGTAACTTTTTTGCGGATGTCTCGGTGCAGCAAGATATGTTGTTTTTATCGACAGTGATACATTCGTTGATGGTACGACAGTTTGAGAAAAAACAGTTTATTAGTATCTCACTCGGGATTGCACTCAATATGGGGCACGCTAAGGATCCGGAAACAAAAGGGCACCTTACACGGATGGAGCGATATAGCTCCAAGCTGGCTTATCTATTGAGTGAGGAAAAAGGCATTACACATGAGTTTATTCGCCGTATTGAATCTTATGCTGCATTTCATGATATAGGTAAGTATAAGATCCCTGATGAAGTATTATTTAGCCATTCTATCTTTACAGTGAAAGAACGCGAAATCATGAATCAGCACTGTCGACATGGTGTTGATATCATTAATGATGTACTGAGTCATTTTCCTGCGAATGTACGGCATATAGAGGAATACCGTTTTCTAAAAAATATTATTCTTTATCATCATGAACAGTTTAGTGGACATGGTTATCCTGAGGGATTAAAAGGGGATGAAATTCCTCTAGAAGCCCGTATTGTTATGGTTGCTGATGTGTTTGATGCGTTATTAAGTAAGCGCCTATATAAAGGTGCTTGGCATATTGATGATGTCGTTAACTACATGAAAAAAAATGCTGGTACGATGTTTGACCCAGATTGTATCCATGCTTTAGTATCTAATTTGTCTGAATTTATTGAAATTTATGAAGCTCATGCAGATTAA
- a CDS encoding YeiH family protein produces MFKSLTNYTFQKTDLLFILIGLLCLTPLISSPVALVLGFTLATLGLVPKGINLSTITKKALAYSIVGLGFGINLDEAITATKDGIGIIVTSIFCTLILGWLLTKALKIEKKTGYLISAGTAICGGSAIAAVAPAINAKNDQTSLALATVFILNSVALFIFPVIGHLLEMSQHAFGVWSAIAIHDTSSVVGAASAYGDEALLTATTLKLARALWIVPVAFISALLFKGDSKKLTIPFFILFYCFAIFTAYVLPDYQSLYQGIFNISKQVLVMCLFLIGAGITVKKVREAGIKPLLLGILLWISISVSSLIYILYFM; encoded by the coding sequence ATGTTTAAATCACTGACAAATTATACTTTTCAAAAAACTGATTTATTATTTATTCTGATCGGTTTACTGTGCTTAACGCCGCTTATCTCATCGCCTGTTGCTTTAGTGTTGGGTTTTACGTTAGCGACATTGGGACTTGTTCCTAAAGGTATTAATCTAAGTACAATTACCAAAAAAGCACTTGCATACTCGATTGTTGGATTAGGCTTTGGTATTAACTTAGACGAAGCTATTACAGCGACGAAAGACGGTATTGGCATTATTGTTACGTCTATTTTCTGCACGTTAATTTTAGGCTGGTTACTCACCAAAGCATTAAAGATTGAAAAGAAAACGGGATATCTCATTTCTGCAGGTACCGCTATTTGTGGTGGAAGCGCGATTGCTGCCGTTGCGCCCGCGATTAATGCGAAAAATGATCAAACTTCATTAGCGTTAGCGACAGTATTTATTCTTAATTCGGTGGCTTTATTTATTTTTCCGGTGATTGGGCATTTACTCGAAATGAGTCAACATGCTTTTGGTGTATGGAGCGCGATTGCTATTCATGATACATCATCGGTTGTTGGTGCCGCTTCAGCTTATGGCGATGAAGCATTATTAACGGCGACTACATTAAAGCTGGCGCGTGCGCTGTGGATTGTGCCTGTGGCGTTTATTAGTGCGCTATTATTTAAAGGTGACAGTAAAAAACTAACGATTCCATTTTTCATTTTATTCTACTGTTTCGCTATTTTTACCGCGTATGTGTTGCCAGATTATCAGTCTTTATATCAAGGTATTTTCAATATATCGAAACAAGTATTAGTGATGTGCCTATTCTTAATTGGCGCGGGTATAACGGTTAAAAAAGTCCGAGAGGCGGGTATCAAACCACTGCTATTAGGTATATTGCTTTGGATTTCGATCAGTGTCAGTTCACTTATTTATATTTTATACTTTATGTAA
- a CDS encoding patatin family protein, which translates to MKRTTNNTLTNIASCTASTPIKDAALVVEGGGQRGIFTAGVLDSWLAQDFNPFALLIGTSAGAQNLSSYMTRQSGHAKRSIMTLSKHPEFFNMKRTLMGRNTVNLDWYFKKVGDPDYQLNMDCAQAQLKNRQLLFSATDINGLMPTFLEPNVDNWLTALKASSALPYLYKKGVAIGDGHYVDGGVALPIPIQEAYHRGAKKIIVIRTVPAHQNARSPWAHKLKSWVCSSQRCPRVLDIITGHENAYNDAIDFINSPPEDTQVIEIAPPQILSSRLLGSSDEALANDYKVGYEMGMKFLSSTQAHLFL; encoded by the coding sequence ATGAAGCGCACAACCAATAATACCCTCACTAATATTGCGAGTTGCACCGCGAGTACGCCAATCAAAGACGCAGCATTGGTCGTTGAAGGTGGTGGTCAACGCGGTATTTTCACCGCAGGGGTATTAGATAGTTGGTTAGCACAAGATTTTAACCCCTTTGCATTATTAATCGGGACTTCAGCTGGCGCTCAAAATCTATCAAGCTACATGACGAGACAGTCTGGGCATGCCAAACGTTCCATTATGACATTATCAAAACATCCCGAATTCTTTAATATGAAACGCACATTAATGGGACGCAATACCGTCAATCTCGATTGGTATTTTAAAAAAGTCGGTGATCCAGACTATCAACTCAATATGGATTGCGCCCAGGCACAACTTAAAAATCGCCAGCTCCTTTTTTCAGCCACGGACATTAATGGTTTGATGCCAACCTTCTTAGAGCCTAACGTCGATAACTGGCTTACAGCGTTAAAAGCATCGAGTGCACTGCCCTATTTGTATAAGAAAGGTGTCGCTATTGGTGATGGTCATTACGTGGATGGTGGTGTCGCGCTGCCGATCCCAATTCAAGAAGCATATCATCGTGGCGCTAAAAAAATAATCGTGATTCGCACGGTACCTGCACATCAAAATGCACGATCTCCGTGGGCACATAAACTCAAATCTTGGGTATGCAGCTCACAACGATGCCCTAGAGTACTCGATATTATCACTGGTCATGAGAATGCGTATAATGACGCTATCGATTTTATAAATTCACCACCAGAAGATACTCAGGTTATAGAAATTGCGCCACCACAAATACTATCGAGCCGACTGCTTGGTAGCAGTGATGAAGCATTGGCGAACGATTATAAGGTGGGATATGAAATGGGAATGAAATTTTTAAGCAGCACTCAAGCCCACTTATTTCTCTAA
- a CDS encoding peptidase inhibitor family I36 protein, with the protein MSKINNKTIVKSRFIQGAVVISALSFQPFVYAQVSAQAEPLPQVCFYEHDDYTGQQNCFDSTEHTVGSENDIWSSVKVPSGSLLTLFEHDDYGGKQWTLYPGEYASLSSYNFNDIVSSFSIDPLICFYGNTDFQGTQSCYSASHQSIGKANDSWSSVTVPAGYKLTIYQNDHYNGSSAEISDVGQSRLANINFDNKTSSFLLTKADKTFNEYSWVGAHNAHASQGYVFEIGYMNQWLDMPEQLRDHNVRSLLIDIRYEDGRVELTHATDNAGEFIDRMNDEIVPFLKANPDVVLTFDIEVTNNVLTKEQLQEAMDKMPEFTAMMFDPRDPVWDGKQEWPTLEEMAAANQRILFYIDKYDVSGDYGDYYVLYRKDVTMENMWAVTDYDSCEERHKYGVPTVNILGHKTWSRLFSMNHFPSVPHSGIAASDNNWDGLYPRIIDTCMPATLLDKKPNFIAVDFIEQGDVQEITEVLNEGGVIFYEGNGATQNIVCGIGGEQTRYITSGEHGCENDEARSAKLVDVQAGTTIVVYDSPSGNTNDDYTVIQVKHNLSEYVIDSFENNVSNAAVNQWAFHNNGLDGKISYFEVFKPGDYETTPEIMLYEGNNATQNIVCTLNVYDREFNFKNSGSCDNDETRSAKLVGVSAGAQFTVYDSPNGDKGDDYTQITVLQDILGTYDIDSYEDSYSDDYVRVNFHRHNGLDGKVSRIKMSAP; encoded by the coding sequence ATGTCTAAAATTAACAATAAAACAATTGTAAAAAGTAGATTTATTCAAGGTGCGGTAGTGATTTCTGCGCTGTCATTTCAACCATTTGTATATGCGCAGGTAAGCGCTCAGGCTGAGCCCCTTCCTCAGGTATGCTTTTATGAACATGATGATTATACGGGTCAGCAAAACTGTTTTGATTCGACAGAGCACACAGTCGGCAGTGAAAATGATATTTGGTCATCGGTAAAAGTGCCAAGCGGATCGTTGTTAACGTTATTTGAACATGATGATTATGGCGGTAAACAATGGACACTTTATCCGGGTGAGTATGCGAGCCTTTCAAGCTATAACTTTAACGATATCGTGTCTTCATTTAGCATCGACCCATTAATTTGTTTTTATGGGAATACGGACTTCCAAGGTACTCAATCTTGCTATAGTGCAAGCCATCAATCTATCGGTAAAGCGAATGATTCTTGGTCTTCGGTTACCGTCCCTGCTGGTTATAAGTTGACGATTTATCAAAATGATCATTACAACGGTAGCAGTGCTGAGATTAGTGATGTAGGGCAATCGCGTTTAGCCAATATTAACTTCGATAACAAAACATCTTCATTTTTACTGACCAAAGCGGATAAAACGTTTAACGAATATAGTTGGGTAGGTGCGCATAATGCGCATGCTTCACAAGGTTATGTTTTTGAAATTGGTTATATGAATCAATGGCTCGATATGCCTGAGCAACTACGTGATCATAATGTTCGCTCATTATTGATTGATATTCGTTATGAAGATGGTCGTGTTGAGTTAACGCATGCTACCGATAATGCCGGTGAATTCATCGATAGAATGAATGATGAGATCGTTCCATTTTTGAAAGCGAATCCAGATGTGGTGCTCACTTTTGATATTGAGGTGACCAATAACGTCTTAACGAAAGAGCAGTTGCAAGAGGCGATGGATAAAATGCCTGAATTCACTGCGATGATGTTTGATCCAAGAGATCCTGTATGGGATGGTAAGCAAGAATGGCCGACATTGGAAGAGATGGCTGCGGCTAATCAGCGAATACTCTTCTATATAGACAAGTATGATGTGTCGGGTGATTATGGTGATTATTACGTGCTATATAGAAAAGATGTCACTATGGAAAACATGTGGGCAGTCACTGATTATGATAGTTGTGAAGAACGACATAAATACGGTGTGCCAACGGTAAATATACTGGGACACAAAACCTGGTCTAGATTATTCAGTATGAATCATTTCCCTAGCGTGCCACATTCAGGTATCGCGGCATCAGATAATAACTGGGATGGCCTGTATCCAAGAATCATTGATACATGTATGCCTGCAACTTTGTTAGACAAAAAGCCTAACTTTATCGCTGTTGATTTTATTGAGCAAGGCGATGTACAGGAAATAACGGAAGTGCTAAATGAAGGCGGGGTAATCTTTTATGAAGGTAATGGTGCGACACAAAATATAGTTTGTGGTATTGGTGGAGAGCAAACCCGTTATATTACGAGTGGTGAGCATGGTTGTGAAAATGATGAAGCACGCTCTGCTAAACTCGTTGATGTACAAGCTGGCACCACGATTGTCGTATATGACAGCCCTTCTGGTAACACTAATGATGACTATACGGTTATTCAGGTTAAGCATAACTTGTCTGAATATGTGATTGATTCATTCGAAAACAATGTCAGTAACGCAGCGGTTAATCAGTGGGCATTTCATAATAACGGCTTAGATGGAAAGATTTCATATTTTGAAGTATTTAAGCCCGGTGACTATGAAACCACGCCTGAAATAATGCTTTATGAAGGGAATAACGCGACGCAAAATATCGTCTGTACCCTGAATGTGTATGACCGTGAGTTTAATTTTAAGAACTCAGGAAGTTGTGATAATGATGAAACGCGCTCAGCTAAATTAGTTGGCGTGAGTGCGGGTGCACAGTTTACGGTTTATGATTCTCCAAATGGTGACAAGGGTGATGATTATACCCAGATAACGGTGCTACAAGATATTTTGGGAACTTATGATATAGACAGTTATGAGGACAGTTACAGTGATGATTATGTACGTGTTAATTTTCATCGCCATAATGGCTTAGATGGTAAAGTATCGCGTATCAAGATGAGTGCCCCATAA
- a CDS encoding RNA polymerase sigma factor RpoD/SigA — protein MELFNESNALDLYMQQVNKKSVLLTKEEEYDTAVAAHEGDSKARQRMIQSNLRLVINIAKRYQHTSLSLVDIIQEGNTGLIHAVEKFDASKGFRFSTYAVWWIKNNIERFIMNQSRTIRVPIHVGKTYKRILKNARDESFDLKCNHDLQKIAENLDIEFEEVVDVLSHYFAETSLDKTIETKNDSSTALVDLIEDSSICKPNDEIENTDTSSYLTEILSHLTDRDREIIELRFGLGREEPQTLHAIGERLFMSRERVRQIITASLQKIKPELLVNSVSQQDYLN, from the coding sequence ATGGAATTATTTAACGAATCAAACGCATTAGATCTTTACATGCAACAAGTAAATAAAAAAAGTGTCTTACTCACAAAAGAGGAAGAATACGATACTGCCGTAGCTGCGCATGAAGGAGACTCAAAAGCGCGTCAACGTATGATCCAATCTAATTTACGTTTAGTGATCAATATTGCTAAACGCTACCAACACACGTCACTATCACTTGTCGACATCATTCAAGAAGGTAATACCGGATTAATACACGCAGTTGAAAAATTCGATGCGAGTAAAGGTTTCCGCTTCTCAACATATGCAGTATGGTGGATTAAGAACAATATAGAACGCTTTATCATGAATCAATCGCGCACAATTCGCGTGCCAATTCATGTTGGTAAAACCTACAAACGTATTCTAAAAAATGCGCGAGACGAATCATTCGACTTGAAGTGTAATCATGATTTACAAAAAATTGCCGAAAACTTAGATATTGAGTTTGAAGAAGTTGTTGATGTTCTATCCCACTACTTTGCTGAAACAAGCTTAGATAAAACTATCGAAACTAAAAATGACTCAAGTACCGCGCTCGTAGATCTCATTGAAGACAGCTCTATTTGCAAGCCGAACGATGAAATAGAAAATACTGATACATCGAGTTATTTAACTGAAATTCTTAGTCACTTGACTGATCGAGACAGAGAGATCATTGAATTAAGATTTGGTTTAGGCCGAGAAGAACCGCAAACACTGCATGCAATTGGCGAACGTCTATTCATGTCACGCGAACGCGTTCGTCAAATTATTACTGCAAGCTTACAAAAAATTAAACCTGAATTATTAGTGAATAGCGTAAGTCAGCAAGATTACCTAAACTAA
- the phnN gene encoding ribose 1,5-bisphosphokinase, which produces MNKLFYIIGPSGSGKDTFIQALRQQWPNNLLVAHRYITRCADSGGENHIELSLAEFMLRQQSQLFSMYWQANQHSYGLGYEIETWLDKGFDVVVNGSRAYLPTAQKKFGTQLVPVSIQVEMNILAQRLRSRGRENEHEIKHRLQRARNYHSNLPDNAICIDNSDTITSALIQFKHHYQPQSTASNS; this is translated from the coding sequence ATGAATAAATTATTTTATATTATAGGACCATCAGGCTCTGGCAAGGATACCTTTATTCAAGCACTACGCCAGCAATGGCCAAATAATTTGCTGGTAGCACACCGTTATATCACCCGTTGCGCTGATTCGGGTGGTGAAAACCATATAGAGCTATCATTAGCTGAATTTATGCTACGTCAACAGTCACAATTATTTTCTATGTATTGGCAAGCTAATCAACATTCTTATGGATTAGGATATGAGATTGAAACTTGGTTAGATAAAGGGTTTGATGTCGTTGTGAATGGTTCTCGTGCTTATTTACCCACCGCGCAAAAAAAATTTGGTACGCAATTAGTCCCAGTTTCGATCCAAGTAGAAATGAATATTCTGGCACAACGATTACGTTCGCGTGGCAGAGAAAATGAACATGAAATTAAACATCGACTACAACGAGCGCGGAACTATCACAGTAACTTGCCCGACAATGCCATCTGTATTGATAACAGTGACACTATCACGTCGGCATTGATACAATTCAAGCATCACTACCAACCTCAATCAACAGCCTCAAATTCATGA
- a CDS encoding YkgJ family cysteine cluster protein: MTIDIKNIPEPEVTCANCEACCCRLEVMILTDTGVPKRYISTDNWGSEVMAQGHDGWCAALDRDTLMCTIYENRPWVCRIFEMASYECIAEREEHM; this comes from the coding sequence ATGACGATTGATATCAAAAATATACCAGAACCGGAAGTAACTTGCGCCAATTGTGAAGCATGCTGCTGCCGCTTGGAAGTCATGATTTTAACTGATACAGGTGTGCCAAAACGCTATATTTCAACAGATAATTGGGGGAGTGAAGTGATGGCACAGGGTCATGATGGTTGGTGTGCCGCCCTCGATAGAGACACATTGATGTGTACGATCTATGAAAATAGACCTTGGGTATGTCGTATATTCGAAATGGCATCATATGAATGTATTGCCGAACGTGAAGAGCATATGTAG
- a CDS encoding site-specific DNA-methyltransferase translates to MKLHKLDAVDWLKTLPSESIDLVITDPPYESLEKHRKIGTTTRLKNSASSSNQWFDIFPNSDFPALVEQIYRVLKKNSHFYLFCDQETMFVIKPIAEELGFKFWKPIVWDKCAIGMGYHYRARYEFILFFEKGKRKLNDLGMPDVLQEKRVWRSYPTEKPVPLIEKLISQSSQEGDLVIDPFFGSGSTLIAAANLARKSEGADIASSAHEFIKNRIKPTEKDI, encoded by the coding sequence ATGAAGCTACATAAACTTGATGCAGTAGACTGGTTAAAAACGCTTCCTAGTGAAAGTATTGATTTAGTCATCACAGATCCCCCTTATGAATCCTTAGAAAAACACCGAAAGATTGGTACGACGACGCGTTTAAAAAACAGCGCAAGCTCGAGTAACCAATGGTTTGATATTTTTCCGAACAGTGATTTTCCTGCGTTAGTTGAACAAATATATAGAGTACTAAAAAAGAACAGTCACTTTTATTTATTCTGCGATCAAGAAACTATGTTTGTCATAAAACCTATCGCTGAAGAGCTCGGGTTTAAATTTTGGAAACCTATCGTTTGGGATAAATGCGCTATTGGAATGGGTTACCATTATCGCGCACGTTATGAATTTATTTTGTTTTTCGAAAAAGGTAAACGTAAACTGAATGATTTAGGCATGCCTGATGTATTGCAAGAAAAGCGTGTTTGGCGTAGTTACCCGACTGAAAAACCAGTCCCTTTAATTGAGAAACTCATTAGTCAGAGTTCACAAGAAGGTGATCTTGTTATCGATCCTTTCTTTGGTTCAGGTTCAACCTTAATAGCCGCTGCTAACTTAGCGAGAAAATCAGAAGGGGCAGATATTGCATCATCGGCTCACGAATTTATTAAAAATCGCATTAAACCAACAGAAAAGGATATTTAA
- a CDS encoding DUF3313 domain-containing protein: MTFKSRYIITLLCFLFLTGCAKQNLFSATKFTSYEDFKAGPEDGVDLVWARVGLRDKTRLKNKLQQYDSVILERVYVLVEDDSLSDEEIKTITAYLTDSLIKTISPYKNIVEKPTDKTLRLSIAISNVETPNPILAMTSSIIPVSFGISVISKITTGNHTNVGSASIELMISDENSKPLIAAIDRRSGNKDFGTLIDSLDDTKDVIDWWIERLADTFMQGNNTSE, translated from the coding sequence ATGACTTTCAAATCACGCTATATCATTACGCTTCTTTGCTTCTTATTTTTGACTGGCTGTGCGAAACAAAATCTATTCTCAGCAACTAAGTTCACCTCTTACGAGGATTTTAAAGCAGGCCCTGAAGATGGTGTCGATTTAGTATGGGCGAGAGTAGGCCTACGAGACAAAACGCGATTAAAAAATAAATTACAACAATATGATAGCGTTATTTTAGAGCGTGTTTATGTGTTGGTCGAAGATGACAGCCTATCCGATGAAGAAATCAAAACCATCACTGCTTATTTAACTGATAGCTTAATCAAAACGATATCGCCATATAAAAACATTGTCGAAAAACCAACAGACAAGACGTTGCGTTTAAGCATTGCTATTAGTAATGTCGAAACACCTAATCCCATACTTGCGATGACAAGCAGTATTATCCCTGTTAGCTTTGGTATTTCTGTTATTTCAAAAATAACCACCGGAAATCATACTAATGTAGGCAGTGCCAGTATCGAACTCATGATCAGTGACGAAAATAGTAAACCCTTAATAGCAGCGATTGATCGCCGCTCTGGTAATAAAGATTTTGGTACGTTAATCGACTCTTTGGATGATACAAAAGACGTCATTGATTGGTGGATAGAACGCTTAGCAGATACATTTATGCAAGGTAATAATACCAGCGAATAA
- a CDS encoding DUF6172 family protein, with the protein MKKTFVLNHPKIVPARQVDSIKSEIRKYIKRERNKTLPKGVDYWDFDCKYGATEQEAQVIHLSEINKSIDSGDLSKDASFYIEVLVKDGIRVISEEDEDLDYGEE; encoded by the coding sequence ATGAAAAAAACGTTTGTATTAAACCACCCAAAAATTGTTCCTGCTCGTCAAGTTGATTCGATTAAAAGCGAAATCAGAAAATATATCAAAAGAGAGCGTAACAAGACCTTACCTAAAGGCGTGGATTACTGGGACTTTGATTGTAAGTATGGCGCAACTGAACAAGAAGCGCAGGTTATCCACCTATCAGAAATCAATAAGTCAATTGATAGTGGCGACCTAAGCAAAGATGCATCTTTTTATATCGAAGTATTAGTAAAAGATGGCATTCGCGTAATCAGTGAAGAAGATGAAGATTTAGATTACGGCGAAGAATAA
- a CDS encoding VacJ family lipoprotein, with protein MRNSHYSSVVLPVFLLFITLVMGGCANKNGNTALNPQTQTEQPLDTAPAVTSEIVYSDDDGLFSEDDDDLFSDDTPFELDESAEISDPFYYFNKAMFHVNDKLYFWILRPTALGYKAITPQFFRVGVANFFHNITMPIRFTSSLLQGDLTSSGTELGRFVVNSTVGILGVMDPAENYLDWQPNNQDMGLTLGKYGIANGPYIVWPIFGPSTLRDTVGRSTDYFLSPLTYLQPDKLSISVQAIDKVNATYFSLGDYEAFKQAYIDPYERMKEFYIEYREKKIAEE; from the coding sequence ATGCGGAATAGTCATTACTCATCCGTTGTATTACCAGTATTTTTATTGTTCATCACCCTTGTTATGGGTGGCTGTGCAAACAAAAATGGTAATACAGCTCTCAACCCACAAACTCAAACAGAGCAGCCTTTAGACACAGCACCAGCAGTGACGTCTGAAATTGTCTATAGCGATGATGATGGACTCTTTTCCGAAGATGACGATGACTTATTCTCCGATGATACGCCATTTGAATTAGATGAAAGCGCAGAGATATCCGATCCCTTTTACTACTTTAATAAAGCGATGTTTCATGTCAACGATAAGCTTTATTTCTGGATACTTCGTCCTACAGCATTAGGCTACAAAGCCATAACACCACAGTTTTTTCGCGTTGGTGTGGCTAATTTCTTTCACAATATAACCATGCCGATTCGGTTTACCAGTAGCTTATTACAAGGTGACTTAACATCGTCAGGTACTGAGTTAGGACGTTTTGTCGTTAATTCGACGGTCGGTATTTTGGGCGTGATGGATCCTGCAGAAAATTATTTAGATTGGCAGCCAAATAATCAAGATATGGGGTTAACCTTAGGTAAATACGGTATCGCTAATGGGCCGTATATTGTCTGGCCTATTTTCGGTCCATCAACTTTGCGTGACACGGTTGGACGCAGTACAGATTATTTCCTTAGCCCACTCACCTACTTGCAACCAGATAAACTATCTATCTCAGTGCAAGCAATTGATAAAGTAAATGCGACCTACTTTAGCTTAGGTGATTACGAGGCCTTTAAACAGGCTTACATTGATCCTTATGAACGAATGAAAGAGTTTTACATCGAATACCGTGAAAAGAAAATCGCAGAAGAATAA
- a CDS encoding phospholipid-binding protein MlaC yields the protein MFNKSMINHYIKTVSTLCISALMLFSTSVNANTHNVGQATTLIANAMQASLSIINDPALSTKIKRQKLWPIVTTYFDFMLISELTLGKFAADAKSPLGDYSDRRFTVEQQARFTDAFTIHLGNLYLDRLNNDSQFSVSLTQSSAMKPIRNMQRARVNSLINGKTAIDYSLRLKDNEWLIYDIKVEGRSLISSFRKEYAALLLKKTPDELLTLLSDKNRAHTENNAE from the coding sequence ATGTTTAATAAGTCTATGATAAATCATTATATAAAAACGGTTAGTACACTCTGTATTTCGGCATTGATGTTATTCAGTACATCAGTCAATGCCAATACACATAATGTCGGTCAAGCAACCACATTGATTGCCAATGCAATGCAGGCATCACTCAGCATTATCAACGATCCAGCACTCAGCACTAAAATTAAACGTCAAAAACTATGGCCAATTGTCACCACCTATTTTGATTTCATGCTAATTTCGGAATTAACACTAGGTAAATTTGCAGCCGATGCGAAGAGTCCACTGGGTGATTATAGTGACCGCCGCTTCACAGTTGAACAACAAGCGCGGTTTACCGATGCTTTTACTATTCACCTGGGTAACTTATATTTAGACCGCCTTAATAACGACAGTCAGTTCTCGGTGTCACTCACTCAGTCGTCGGCCATGAAACCGATCCGCAACATGCAACGCGCACGCGTCAATAGTCTCATTAACGGTAAAACAGCCATCGATTATTCCTTACGCCTAAAAGATAATGAATGGCTAATTTATGATATTAAAGTTGAAGGTCGAAGCCTAATCAGTTCATTCCGTAAAGAATATGCGGCATTATTATTGAAAAAAACACCCGATGAATTATTAACACTACTTAGCGATAAAAACAGAGCTCACACGGAAAATAATGCGGAATAG
- the mlaD gene encoding outer membrane lipid asymmetry maintenance protein MlaD, whose product MKKSSIETSVGIFVLIGILCVGYLTIKLGKMELLSDNYYSVYADFNSATGLKGGANVEMAGVRIGQVENIVLLPHIKIARVKLKIENDISLAVDVIASVKTAGLLGDRYLSLTPGGSDELLLAGDSIEETESALDIEDLISKYVFSGDNE is encoded by the coding sequence ATGAAAAAATCATCTATTGAAACGTCTGTCGGTATATTTGTATTAATAGGCATACTCTGCGTCGGTTACCTTACAATTAAACTCGGGAAAATGGAGCTATTAAGTGATAACTACTATAGTGTTTATGCAGACTTCAATTCCGCAACGGGATTAAAAGGCGGTGCAAATGTCGAGATGGCAGGCGTGAGAATAGGACAAGTAGAAAACATAGTCTTGTTGCCTCATATTAAAATTGCGCGTGTAAAATTAAAAATAGAAAACGACATCAGCCTTGCTGTTGATGTCATTGCATCAGTGAAAACGGCGGGCTTACTCGGTGATAGATACCTTTCTCTAACACCTGGCGGTAGTGATGAATTACTACTTGCTGGTGATAGCATTGAAGAAACAGAATCTGCTCTCGATATTGAAGATCTTATTAGCAAATATGTATTTAGTGGCGACAATGAATAA